One window of Mucilaginibacter inviolabilis genomic DNA carries:
- a CDS encoding DUF6443 domain-containing protein, whose amino-acid sequence MSGTAVAPGQYYNYSSIFLGPGTTVTPGAGQSVRLYIANPDCQPLASSFDANQNYIVTSIPRISGMQNTGTTPNTGDLASRSTCELMQTVQYFDGLGRALQTVQVKGSALGKDVVLPIVYDPLGREVQKYLPYVVQGTADGSYKSTATSDQGTFYNSPPSGSGVSQITAPYALTNFEPSPLNRVIEQGAAGAVWQPVPGSTSGHTNKIDYTTNNTTALGDANSYLANLYTVTINSDQSRSLNWLSGTTYAAGQLYVTVSKDENWVSGKIGTTEEYKDKDNHVVLKRTFNQMGTTVQVLSTYYVYDDLGNLAFVLPPGATPDNGLNSTNNQSTLDNLCYQYCYDERNRLTEKKLPGKGWEFMVYNTLDQVIFTQDANQRAQTPQIWTYMQYDGVGREVIRGLWNSTGASGSNGDTNLSKPDHTLKNWLITWANAQTTLWLSPDGTTPTGYSNIDPRGTVLQVNYYDNYNNMPGLPTGYQVSSGVSTMTDGLLTASKTVVLNTATNTTPDYLWTVHYYDDLGRETRTYQQHYLGGTSNVSNFDVVLTAYNFTNQDTSVSRRHFTSALIGTPKLTINNTYRYDHMGRKIQTFEQINGGPNVLLSQTDYNEIGQVLTKHLHGASGAAPFLQDINYTYNERGWLKSSTSPLFAMQLTYNSGTNGNTAPFNGNISNQTWQIQGGASKTYNYSYDALNRLTAGIYTPSSDNYSESGIDYDLAGNIQHLTRGAPSLPTPPTYTYNYAGNQLQSVSGLTNGIYTYDFNGNVKFDARTQKTVSTYNLLNLPQNITGTGFNLTYTYDATGQKLRKNNGATTTDYISGIHYENGNIIFIETEEGRAINSGSSYLYEYSLTDHLGNTRLSFDQNSATSIKQQDDYYPFGMEISRGTTVSPKNEYLYNKKELQEELGQYDYGARFYDPVIARWTSVDPKAEKMRRWSPYNYGFNNPIRFVDPDGMGPGDPPWYKVAFNALMRLLTNKPSPVPDDVPMSNQTRKIIQTTSEARDGAIVVRGAIKVIRKGVPLAIHQVVAPVKKAAVTVSPVAPEVSVPVLGAVGVADNVANGMDIFNQLYDGKYENAVFSIFSYGVSTVTDKVLDGGVKKKVINDTQKILIGDKVDKALDKAKEKIEDKEK is encoded by the coding sequence TTGAGCGGAACCGCTGTGGCTCCTGGCCAATATTATAATTATAGCAGTATTTTCCTTGGCCCTGGTACAACAGTCACACCAGGAGCAGGTCAAAGTGTTAGGTTGTACATCGCCAATCCTGACTGCCAGCCACTGGCAAGTAGTTTTGATGCAAATCAGAACTATATTGTCACTTCTATTCCGCGTATAAGCGGGATGCAGAATACAGGTACGACACCAAACACAGGAGATCTTGCCAGCCGAAGCACCTGTGAATTGATGCAAACTGTACAGTATTTTGATGGATTGGGCCGTGCTCTGCAAACCGTACAGGTAAAGGGTTCGGCCTTGGGCAAGGATGTTGTTCTACCTATTGTCTATGATCCGTTAGGGCGGGAAGTACAGAAGTACCTGCCTTATGTGGTACAGGGTACTGCTGACGGGAGCTATAAAAGCACAGCGACCAGCGATCAGGGAACATTTTATAATAGTCCGCCATCTGGATCCGGCGTGTCACAAATCACAGCTCCGTATGCATTGACCAACTTTGAGCCCTCTCCACTAAACCGGGTAATAGAGCAGGGAGCGGCAGGAGCGGTTTGGCAACCGGTGCCTGGCAGTACCAGCGGACATACCAATAAGATAGATTATACCACCAATAATACCACTGCGCTGGGAGATGCCAACAGTTACCTGGCAAACTTGTATACGGTTACAATCAATAGCGACCAAAGCCGAAGCTTGAATTGGTTAAGCGGAACTACCTACGCCGCAGGCCAATTATATGTAACGGTAAGTAAAGATGAGAACTGGGTGAGCGGAAAAATAGGTACCACGGAAGAGTATAAGGATAAAGATAATCATGTGGTACTGAAGAGGACCTTTAACCAGATGGGTACAACTGTACAGGTATTGTCGACCTATTACGTATATGATGATTTGGGTAATCTGGCTTTTGTATTGCCGCCAGGTGCAACCCCAGATAACGGGCTAAATAGTACCAATAATCAATCCACCCTGGACAATCTGTGCTACCAGTATTGTTATGATGAACGGAACCGATTGACAGAGAAAAAACTGCCTGGCAAAGGCTGGGAGTTTATGGTATATAATACATTGGATCAGGTTATTTTTACCCAGGACGCAAACCAGCGTGCACAAACGCCGCAAATATGGACCTATATGCAATATGATGGGGTGGGCCGGGAAGTGATCCGGGGGCTGTGGAATTCAACCGGAGCTTCCGGGAGTAATGGAGATACGAATCTAAGCAAGCCGGATCATACGCTGAAGAACTGGCTGATCACCTGGGCCAATGCCCAGACCACATTATGGTTAAGTCCTGATGGAACTACACCTACAGGTTACAGTAACATTGATCCCAGGGGGACGGTACTCCAGGTAAATTACTATGATAATTATAATAATATGCCAGGTCTGCCGACCGGTTACCAGGTAAGCAGCGGCGTGAGCACGATGACTGATGGGTTGTTAACCGCAAGTAAAACCGTGGTCTTGAATACGGCGACCAATACGACTCCGGATTACCTGTGGACGGTACATTATTATGATGACCTGGGCAGAGAGACACGGACTTACCAACAGCATTACCTGGGTGGAACATCAAATGTATCCAATTTTGATGTGGTGCTCACTGCCTATAATTTTACTAATCAGGATACCTCCGTTAGCCGGCGACATTTTACTTCAGCGCTGATCGGTACCCCCAAGCTGACGATCAATAATACTTACAGATACGATCATATGGGGCGTAAAATACAAACCTTTGAACAGATCAATGGAGGACCGAATGTGCTGTTAAGCCAAACCGATTATAACGAGATCGGTCAGGTACTGACAAAGCACCTGCACGGAGCTTCTGGAGCAGCGCCATTCCTGCAAGACATCAATTATACCTATAACGAACGGGGCTGGTTAAAGAGCAGTACCTCTCCTTTGTTTGCTATGCAGTTAACTTACAACAGCGGCACTAATGGTAATACAGCTCCCTTCAATGGTAATATCAGTAATCAGACCTGGCAAATACAGGGTGGAGCAAGTAAGACGTATAATTACAGCTATGATGCACTAAACCGATTGACGGCAGGTATATACACCCCTTCCTCGGACAATTATAGCGAATCGGGGATAGATTATGACCTGGCGGGAAACATTCAGCATTTAACCAGAGGAGCACCTTCACTGCCCACGCCGCCAACTTATACGTATAACTATGCAGGAAACCAGTTGCAGTCAGTAAGCGGGTTAACCAATGGTATCTATACCTATGACTTCAATGGTAACGTGAAATTCGATGCCCGTACCCAAAAGACCGTCAGCACCTATAACCTACTGAACCTGCCACAGAATATAACGGGAACAGGTTTTAACCTGACATACACCTACGATGCAACAGGCCAAAAGTTACGAAAAAACAACGGGGCAACTACAACGGATTATATCAGTGGTATTCATTATGAAAATGGCAACATTATCTTTATCGAAACCGAAGAGGGGCGGGCGATCAACAGCGGCAGCAGTTATCTGTATGAATACAGCCTGACAGATCATTTGGGGAATACACGTTTAAGCTTCGATCAGAACTCAGCAACATCGATCAAACAGCAAGATGACTATTATCCTTTCGGGATGGAAATATCGAGGGGTACTACGGTGAGTCCGAAGAATGAGTACCTTTACAACAAGAAGGAATTGCAGGAAGAACTGGGGCAATACGATTACGGTGCCAGGTTCTATGATCCGGTGATTGCCAGATGGACGAGTGTAGATCCAAAGGCGGAAAAAATGAGACGGTGGTCGCCGTATAATTACGGTTTTAATAATCCGATACGATTTGTTGACCCGGATGGGATGGGGCCAGGTGATCCACCTTGGTATAAAGTAGCTTTTAATGCACTTATGAGATTATTAACCAATAAACCTTCGCCTGTACCAGACGATGTGCCAATGAGTAATCAGACAAGAAAAATAATTCAAACTACAAGTGAAGCAAGAGACGGAGCAATTGTAGTTAGGGGAGCTATTAAAGTAATTAGAAAGGGTGTTCCTCTAGCCATTCACCAGGTTGTTGCACCTGTAAAGAAAGCCGCGGTGACAGTGTCACCTGTTGCCCCAGAGGTATCAGTGCCTGTACTGGGCGCAGTCGGCGTTGCTGATAACGTTGCAAATGGAATGGATATTTTTAATCAACTTTATGATGGAAAATATGAAAATGCAGTTTTTTCTATTTTCTCTTATGGTGTATCAACCGTTACGGACAAGGTGTTAGACGGCGGAGTTAAGAAGAAAGTTATAAACGATACACAAAAGATATTAATTGGAGATAAGGTAGATAAAGCATTGGATAAGGCGAAAGAAAAAATAGAAGATAAAGAAAAATAA
- a CDS encoding heavy metal translocating P-type ATPase: protein MAEQLIELNVTGMHCNNCALSVHKLLEKKGLHNILVDFASEEVKFSTSDSSKLPEIKKGIENLGFRVIDDISQHHPSFYDKVENKFIFCALFTLPLLLSMWLPWHVLQQPIVQLLLCLPVFIVGCLHFGKSAWSSVRGGVPNMDVLIFIGSTSAFIYSLTGTLQHLGPQYQFYETCATIITLVLLGNVFEKRSVTQTTSAVKDLIRFQQVDANRVVNGGVEVISAKEVRPGDTLLVNQGDKIPVDGEILSGNASVDEAMLTGESLPVEKKKYDRVIGGTILVNGNFHMLATKVGSNTILSQIIELMKKAQAAKPPIQKLGDKVASIFVPAVLGISLLTFVLTLYVGHAGLQHSLLNAIAVLVISCPCAMGLATPTAVMVGLGRAAKNGILIKGGDTIEAVAHTKYVVFDKTGTLTTGKFSINEIKAEPGVDIELIRGIIIAIEERSNHPIARSLVNGLKSLPKQKVILKVAKEEKGLGMRAEDVEGSNYFLGTAKLNKDDHFNLSLYKNQQLLAQIALDDEIKPETATLIAQLKKMGIKPILLSGDKKDRCTKVAAAIGIKEVHAEKLPDEKLKVIEMYKQKGKTIMIGDGINDAPALTKADVGVSMNDASQVAIQSASVVLLNTDLHSVIKFLQISKHTLLTIKQNLFWAFAYNIIAIPVAALGFLNPMVGAFTMAFSDVIVIGNSLRLKIKKVN, encoded by the coding sequence ATGGCTGAGCAATTAATTGAACTGAATGTGACAGGGATGCACTGTAATAATTGCGCCTTATCTGTGCATAAACTACTCGAAAAAAAGGGTTTACATAATATCCTGGTTGATTTTGCCAGCGAAGAGGTAAAATTTTCTACCAGCGATAGCTCCAAATTACCTGAGATAAAAAAAGGAATAGAAAACTTAGGTTTTAGAGTGATTGACGATATTTCACAACATCACCCTTCATTTTATGATAAAGTAGAGAACAAATTTATCTTCTGCGCGCTGTTTACCCTGCCCCTTTTGCTCAGCATGTGGCTGCCCTGGCACGTATTACAACAGCCAATAGTACAATTACTATTATGTTTACCGGTATTTATTGTAGGCTGCCTGCATTTTGGTAAAAGTGCCTGGAGTTCGGTTAGAGGCGGCGTACCCAATATGGATGTACTTATATTTATTGGTTCAACATCGGCATTTATATATAGTCTTACAGGTACACTGCAACACCTGGGTCCTCAATATCAGTTTTATGAAACTTGTGCTACCATTATTACCCTGGTATTATTAGGCAATGTGTTCGAGAAACGCTCCGTAACTCAAACCACATCGGCAGTAAAAGATCTGATCAGATTTCAACAGGTAGACGCCAACCGTGTTGTTAATGGCGGCGTAGAAGTGATCAGCGCTAAAGAAGTACGTCCGGGGGATACTTTACTGGTGAACCAGGGCGATAAAATACCCGTTGATGGCGAAATCCTGTCTGGCAACGCTTCTGTTGACGAGGCCATGCTCACTGGCGAAAGTTTACCTGTTGAAAAGAAAAAATATGACAGGGTAATAGGCGGTACTATATTAGTTAACGGCAATTTTCACATGCTGGCTACCAAGGTTGGTTCCAATACTATCTTGTCGCAGATCATTGAACTGATGAAGAAAGCCCAGGCCGCCAAGCCACCTATCCAAAAACTGGGTGATAAGGTTGCTTCCATATTTGTGCCGGCTGTACTGGGTATCTCCCTGCTCACTTTTGTATTGACTCTTTATGTTGGCCACGCCGGTCTGCAGCATTCCTTGCTGAACGCGATAGCGGTATTGGTGATATCATGTCCTTGCGCGATGGGTCTGGCTACTCCTACTGCAGTAATGGTTGGTCTTGGACGTGCGGCCAAAAATGGTATCCTGATCAAAGGCGGCGATACTATTGAAGCCGTGGCTCATACCAAATATGTGGTATTTGATAAAACAGGCACCTTAACAACGGGAAAATTCAGCATCAATGAGATCAAAGCCGAACCTGGCGTCGATATTGAGTTGATCCGCGGCATCATTATCGCCATTGAAGAACGATCAAATCACCCGATAGCACGTTCATTGGTTAATGGGTTAAAAAGCCTGCCCAAACAAAAGGTGATACTCAAAGTAGCCAAAGAAGAAAAAGGCCTGGGCATGCGTGCCGAAGACGTAGAAGGCAGCAATTACTTCCTGGGTACAGCTAAACTGAATAAGGACGATCATTTCAACCTCTCCCTGTATAAAAACCAGCAGTTACTGGCCCAGATAGCGCTCGACGATGAAATAAAGCCCGAAACTGCCACACTGATAGCCCAGCTCAAAAAGATGGGTATCAAACCCATACTCCTTAGTGGCGACAAAAAAGACCGTTGTACAAAAGTAGCCGCCGCCATAGGTATCAAAGAGGTACATGCCGAAAAACTACCCGACGAAAAGTTGAAAGTAATCGAGATGTACAAACAAAAAGGCAAAACCATTATGATAGGTGATGGCATCAACGATGCTCCTGCCTTAACCAAGGCCGATGTGGGCGTATCCATGAACGATGCCAGCCAGGTAGCCATACAATCGGCCAGTGTAGTATTGCTGAATACTGATCTCCATTCGGTGATTAAGTTTTTACAGATCAGCAAGCATACGCTGCTTACCATTAAACAAAACCTGTTCTGGGCATTTGCTTACAATATAATCGCTATCCCCGTTGCCGCTCTGGGCTTTTTAAACCCAATGGTAGGTGCGTTTACGATGGCTTTTTCTGATGTGATAGTTATTGGCAATTCACTGAGGTTGAAAATTAAAAAGGTAAACTAA
- the rnhA gene encoding ribonuclease HI produces MIEIYTDGASSGNPGPGGYGVILRSGKHYKELSEGFRKTTNNRMELLAVIKGLEALKTPNQQVMIFSDSKYVIDSIEKRWVNGWVQKGFAGKKNKDLWLRYLDISKHHQIKFTWVRGHNGHPENERCDELAVAAGKQKPLLIDSVFEVENGK; encoded by the coding sequence ATGATAGAAATTTACACAGACGGTGCATCAAGCGGAAATCCGGGTCCGGGTGGTTATGGGGTAATTTTGCGTTCGGGCAAGCACTATAAAGAGCTTTCCGAAGGTTTTCGCAAAACCACCAACAACCGCATGGAACTACTGGCTGTAATAAAAGGATTAGAGGCGCTGAAAACCCCTAATCAACAGGTGATGATCTTCTCCGACTCTAAATACGTGATCGATTCCATCGAAAAACGCTGGGTAAACGGCTGGGTGCAAAAAGGTTTCGCGGGCAAAAAAAATAAAGACCTTTGGCTCCGCTATCTCGACATCAGCAAACACCACCAAATCAAATTTACCTGGGTACGCGGCCATAACGGTCACCCCGAAAACGAACGCTGCGATGAACTGGCCGTAGCAGCCGGGAAACAGAAACCGCTGTTGATAGATTCGGTTTTTGAGGTAGAGAATGGGAAATAA
- a CDS encoding metallophosphoesterase family protein — protein MTRIGLISDTHSYLDEAVFKHFENCDEIWHAGDFGTLELVDKLAAFKPLKGVYGNIDGKDVRLVYPENLRFNCEGVDVWMTHIGGYPGKYSPAVKKEIYLNPPKLFISGHSHILKVMPDKTIGCLHLNPGAAGQQGWHKVRTLMRFNIDGDKIQDLQVIELAGRW, from the coding sequence ATGACCCGCATAGGCCTGATATCCGATACCCACAGCTACCTCGACGAGGCTGTTTTTAAGCATTTTGAAAATTGCGATGAAATATGGCATGCCGGCGATTTTGGCACGCTGGAACTGGTCGATAAACTGGCAGCTTTTAAGCCATTAAAAGGTGTATACGGCAATATCGACGGTAAGGATGTGCGATTGGTGTATCCGGAAAATCTGCGCTTCAATTGCGAAGGTGTTGATGTATGGATGACCCACATTGGCGGTTACCCAGGCAAATATAGTCCAGCGGTAAAAAAGGAGATTTACCTGAATCCACCCAAGCTGTTTATCTCGGGCCATTCGCATATACTAAAAGTAATGCCCGATAAAACGATAGGCTGTCTGCATTTGAATCCGGGCGCAGCGGGGCAGCAAGGCTGGCACAAGGTACGCACCCTCATGCGTTTTAACATTGATGGGGATAAAATACAGGATCTGCAGGTAATTGAGCTGGCGGGAAGGTGGTAG
- a CDS encoding tRNA1(Val) (adenine(37)-N6)-methyltransferase: protein MFRFKQFSVDQTGCAMKINTDGVLLGALADADKSLSILDIGTGTGVIALMLAQRFVDARIDAVEIDESAAITAESNFKSSPFADRLTLFATGFEDFFAVHPDKKYDLIVSNPPFYINSLQSPGVKKNLAKHAGDGFFERLISAVAEHLTENGICWLVLPIDTAGVVKALAAQQQLHLQKVISIHSFENDEAHREILALGFDKGKSEVEQLVIYDSPKVYSRQYQKVLENFLTIF, encoded by the coding sequence ATGTTTCGTTTTAAACAATTCAGTGTCGACCAAACCGGTTGCGCTATGAAGATCAATACCGACGGTGTTTTACTGGGTGCATTAGCTGATGCCGACAAATCGCTATCCATATTAGATATAGGCACTGGCACTGGCGTAATTGCCCTGATGCTGGCACAGCGTTTTGTCGATGCCCGGATAGATGCTGTCGAGATTGATGAAAGTGCAGCTATAACCGCCGAAAGTAATTTTAAGAGCTCGCCCTTTGCTGACAGGCTCACGTTGTTTGCAACCGGCTTTGAAGATTTTTTTGCTGTTCATCCCGATAAAAAATATGACCTCATCGTATCCAACCCGCCATTCTATATCAACTCCCTGCAATCACCGGGAGTAAAGAAGAATTTGGCCAAACATGCCGGAGATGGTTTTTTTGAGCGTTTGATATCTGCTGTGGCTGAACATCTAACGGAGAATGGGATTTGCTGGCTGGTATTGCCTATAGATACTGCGGGGGTGGTTAAAGCTTTGGCCGCGCAACAGCAGCTTCATTTACAAAAAGTAATCAGTATACATTCGTTTGAAAACGATGAGGCACACCGGGAGATACTGGCATTGGGTTTTGACAAAGGCAAATCAGAAGTAGAGCAATTAGTGATTTACGATTCGCCTAAAGTTTACAGCAGGCAATACCAAAAAGTATTGGAGAACTTTTTGACGATATTTTAA
- the gloA2 gene encoding SMU1112c/YaeR family gloxylase I-like metalloprotein: protein MLKLNRVHHIAIICSDYPKSKHFYSEILGFKILLEVYREERQSYKLDLEVGNQYQIELFSFPGPPARASRPEAAGLRHLAFEVDDIDEAVGSLQANGVITEPIRIDEFTGKRFTFFADPDGLPLELYEK from the coding sequence ATGCTGAAGCTAAACCGGGTACATCATATCGCCATTATTTGTTCCGACTACCCAAAGTCGAAGCATTTTTATAGCGAGATACTGGGTTTTAAAATATTATTGGAGGTTTATCGCGAAGAGCGGCAATCCTATAAACTCGATCTGGAAGTGGGCAACCAGTACCAGATCGAGCTTTTCTCCTTCCCCGGGCCGCCTGCCAGAGCTTCCCGTCCCGAAGCTGCAGGTTTACGTCACCTGGCTTTTGAGGTTGACGATATTGATGAGGCAGTAGGTAGTTTACAGGCTAACGGCGTTATCACAGAGCCTATTCGTATTGATGAATTCACCGGCAAACGCTTTACTTTCTTTGCCGATCCGGATGGTTTACCGCTGGAGCTTTATGAAAAGTAA
- the purL gene encoding phosphoribosylformylglycinamidine synthase subunit PurL, with product MEHQELTTVETAKDLGLLPEEFERIKEILGRVPNFTELSIFSVMWSEHCSYKNSITWLKTLPKDSPRMLAKAGEENAGLVDLGDGIGCAFKIESHNHPSALEPYQGAATGVGGINRDIFTMGARPIAQLNSLRFGDLSLDKTKWLVKGVVKGISHYGNAFGIPTVGGELFFDDCYNVNPLVNAMSAGIVKAGETVSATSYGVGNPVYIVGSATGKDGIHGAAFASKDITADSVNDLPAVQVGDPFQEKLLLEATLEVIKTGAVVGMQDMGAAGIICSNSEMSAKGEHGMRIHLDKVPTRQDHMKPYEILLSESQERMLIVVHKGREKDVEAVFDKWDLNCAVIGEVTDTKRLEYFVNGELVADVPADDLVLGGGAPVYQREYREPAYFAENQKFNIDDVKEPENLVEVAEHLAAHPNLASKRWVTDQYDSMVGVQTMTANLACDAAVVAVKDTDKAIVLTTDCNSRYVYADPYKGTAIAVAEAARNITCAGGEPVAITNCLNFGNPYNPEVYWQFVSAIKGMGDACRKFETPVTGGNVSFYNQSADGGSVFPTPTIGMLGVMDDVENIMTADFKQPGDLIYLIGESVNDIASSQYLASWHKILKAPAPHFDIDKEYEVQQAIKGLIQHRVIESAHDVADGGLYIALLESSMPNGLGFDIETDDDIRKDAFLFGEAQSRVVVTVAPEEQERFVEFMATSDVEFSLLGTVNNGSLTVDEVPFGHVTDLKMVHSNVLHSILGE from the coding sequence TTGGAGCACCAGGAATTAACCACCGTTGAAACCGCCAAAGATTTAGGCTTATTACCCGAAGAATTTGAACGTATAAAAGAAATATTGGGCCGCGTACCCAACTTTACCGAGCTTTCTATATTCTCGGTAATGTGGAGCGAGCACTGTTCCTATAAAAATTCCATCACCTGGCTAAAAACACTGCCTAAGGATAGTCCGCGGATGCTGGCTAAGGCCGGTGAAGAAAATGCCGGTCTGGTTGATCTGGGCGATGGCATTGGCTGCGCTTTCAAGATCGAATCGCACAACCACCCATCAGCATTAGAGCCTTACCAGGGCGCTGCAACAGGTGTAGGTGGTATCAACAGGGATATATTTACCATGGGTGCACGTCCTATCGCGCAGTTAAATTCCCTGCGTTTTGGCGACCTGAGCCTGGATAAAACCAAATGGCTGGTAAAAGGCGTGGTAAAAGGTATCAGTCATTACGGTAATGCTTTTGGTATCCCAACCGTAGGCGGCGAGCTGTTTTTTGACGATTGTTATAATGTAAATCCGCTGGTTAACGCCATGTCGGCAGGTATTGTAAAAGCGGGCGAAACCGTTTCGGCAACCTCCTACGGTGTGGGTAACCCGGTATATATAGTAGGTTCAGCAACCGGTAAGGATGGTATCCACGGCGCGGCATTCGCATCTAAAGATATCACCGCCGATTCGGTAAATGATCTTCCTGCCGTTCAGGTAGGCGACCCTTTCCAGGAAAAACTATTGCTGGAAGCTACCTTAGAAGTAATTAAAACCGGTGCTGTAGTAGGTATGCAGGATATGGGCGCTGCCGGTATCATCTGCTCCAACTCCGAAATGAGCGCCAAAGGCGAGCATGGTATGCGTATCCACCTGGATAAAGTACCAACCCGCCAGGATCATATGAAGCCTTACGAAATTTTGCTGTCCGAATCACAGGAGCGTATGCTGATCGTGGTGCATAAAGGCCGCGAAAAAGATGTAGAGGCTGTTTTTGACAAATGGGACCTGAATTGCGCCGTAATAGGCGAGGTAACCGATACCAAACGCCTGGAGTATTTTGTGAACGGCGAATTGGTTGCCGATGTACCTGCAGACGACCTTGTTTTAGGTGGTGGCGCACCGGTTTACCAGCGCGAATACCGTGAGCCTGCTTACTTTGCCGAAAACCAGAAATTCAACATCGATGATGTGAAAGAGCCTGAAAACCTGGTTGAAGTAGCCGAGCACCTGGCTGCACATCCTAACCTGGCTTCCAAACGTTGGGTAACCGACCAGTACGACAGCATGGTAGGTGTACAAACCATGACCGCCAACCTGGCCTGCGATGCAGCCGTTGTAGCGGTTAAGGATACTGATAAAGCCATTGTATTAACAACAGACTGCAACTCACGCTATGTATATGCCGATCCTTATAAAGGTACCGCCATTGCCGTTGCCGAAGCTGCCCGTAATATTACCTGCGCCGGTGGCGAGCCTGTGGCTATCACTAACTGCTTAAACTTTGGTAACCCTTATAACCCTGAAGTTTACTGGCAGTTTGTAAGCGCCATAAAAGGTATGGGTGATGCTTGCCGCAAGTTCGAAACCCCGGTTACCGGTGGTAACGTAAGCTTTTACAACCAGTCGGCAGATGGTGGTTCGGTATTTCCGACGCCAACTATCGGTATGCTGGGTGTAATGGACGATGTAGAGAACATCATGACAGCCGACTTTAAACAACCCGGCGACCTGATCTATCTGATCGGTGAATCAGTGAATGATATCGCCTCGTCGCAATACCTGGCTTCATGGCACAAAATATTAAAAGCACCAGCTCCGCATTTTGATATCGACAAAGAATACGAGGTACAACAAGCTATCAAAGGACTGATCCAACACCGCGTAATCGAATCGGCACATGATGTGGCTGATGGTGGTCTATACATCGCGCTGTTGGAATCGTCTATGCCAAATGGTTTAGGCTTTGACATCGAAACTGATGACGACATTCGTAAGGATGCCTTCCTGTTTGGTGAAGCACAAAGCAGGGTAGTGGTAACCGTAGCCCCCGAAGAGCAGGAACGCTTTGTTGAATTTATGGCTACCAGCGATGTAGAATTCAGCCTGCTGGGTACCGTAAACAATGGCTCCCTTACTGTTGACGAAGTTCCATTTGGTCATGTTACCGACTTGAAAATGGTTCACAGCAACGTATTACACTCCATATTAGGCGAATAA
- a CDS encoding VOC family protein has protein sequence MAKSKLLRMDNIGIVVESLDDAISFFTELGLKLEGRGTVEGEWAGRVTGLGPQHVEIAMMVTPDGHSRLELSKFLTPPTISDHRTAPVNALGYLRAMFAVEDIDEVVSRLIRHGAQLVGEVVQYENSYKLCYIRGAEGLLIGLAEELGNK, from the coding sequence ATGGCAAAAAGTAAATTACTGCGGATGGACAATATTGGCATCGTTGTAGAATCTCTTGATGACGCTATCTCTTTTTTCACGGAGCTAGGCTTAAAACTCGAAGGGCGGGGCACGGTTGAAGGAGAATGGGCCGGTCGCGTTACCGGACTGGGCCCGCAACACGTAGAGATTGCCATGATGGTTACTCCGGATGGCCACAGCCGGCTAGAACTTTCGAAATTTCTTACTCCACCCACGATCTCAGATCACCGGACTGCTCCTGTGAACGCACTGGGTTATCTACGCGCGATGTTTGCTGTTGAGGATATTGACGAGGTGGTATCCAGACTCATCAGGCATGGTGCTCAACTCGTTGGCGAAGTGGTTCAGTACGAGAACTCCTATAAACTCTGCTACATTCGTGGAGCCGAAGGACTTTTGATCGGCCTGGCGGAAGAACTCGGCAATAAATAA